One Paraburkholderia kururiensis DNA window includes the following coding sequences:
- the ilvN gene encoding acetolactate synthase small subunit yields MRHIISVLLENEPGALSRVVGLFSARGYNIETLTVAPTEDRSLSRMTIVSIGSDDVIEQITKHLNRLIEVVKVVDLTEGAHIERELMLIKVRAVGKEREEMKRMSDIFRGRIIDVTEKTYTIELTGASEKLDAFIEGLDATAILETVRTGGSGIGRGERILKV; encoded by the coding sequence ATGCGACACATCATTTCCGTTCTGCTGGAAAACGAGCCGGGCGCGCTTTCGCGCGTGGTCGGTCTCTTTTCGGCACGCGGCTACAACATCGAAACCTTGACGGTGGCGCCGACCGAAGACCGTTCGCTGTCGCGCATGACCATCGTTTCCATTGGCTCGGACGACGTGATCGAACAGATCACGAAGCATCTGAACCGCCTGATCGAGGTGGTGAAAGTGGTCGACCTGACCGAGGGCGCCCACATCGAACGCGAGCTGATGCTGATCAAGGTAAGGGCGGTCGGCAAGGAAAGGGAGGAGATGAAGCGGATGTCGGATATCTTCCGCGGCCGCATCATCGACGTCACCGAGAAGACCTATACGATCGAGCTGACGGGCGCGAGCGAGAAGCTCGACGCGTTCATCGAAGGGCTCGACGCCACCGCGATTCTCGAGACGGTCCGCACGGGCGGCTCGGGCATCGGGCGCGGCGAGCGCATTCTGAAGGTGTGA
- the ilvC gene encoding ketol-acid reductoisomerase — protein sequence MKVFYDKDADLSLIKGKQVTIIGYGSQGHAHALNLKESGVHVTVGLRRNGASWSKAENAGLTVKEVAEAVKGADVVMMLLPDEQIAEVYKNEVHANIKQNAALAFAHGFNVHYGQVIPRADLDVIMIAPKAPGHTVRGTYTQGGGVPHLIAVAQDKSGAARDIALSYAAANGGGRAGIIETNFREETETDLFGEQAVLCGGTVELIKAGFETLVEAGYAPEMAYFECLHELKLIVDLIYEGGIANMNYSISNNAEYGEYVTGPRVVTEETKKVMKDVLKDIQTGEYAKSFILENRAGAPTLQSRRRIMAEHQIEQVGSKLRAMMPWIAKNKLVDQSKN from the coding sequence ATGAAAGTTTTCTACGACAAGGACGCCGACCTCTCCCTCATCAAAGGCAAGCAGGTCACGATCATCGGCTATGGCTCGCAAGGCCATGCGCACGCGCTGAACCTCAAGGAAAGCGGCGTGCACGTCACGGTCGGCCTGCGCCGCAACGGCGCATCGTGGAGCAAGGCGGAAAACGCCGGCCTCACGGTGAAGGAAGTGGCCGAAGCGGTGAAGGGCGCCGACGTCGTGATGATGCTGCTGCCCGACGAGCAGATCGCCGAGGTCTACAAGAACGAAGTGCACGCCAACATCAAGCAGAACGCGGCGCTCGCCTTTGCACACGGCTTCAACGTGCACTACGGCCAGGTGATTCCGCGCGCCGACCTCGACGTGATCATGATCGCGCCGAAGGCCCCGGGCCACACCGTGCGCGGCACCTACACGCAAGGCGGCGGCGTGCCGCACCTGATCGCCGTGGCGCAGGACAAGTCGGGCGCGGCGCGCGACATCGCGCTTTCGTACGCGGCAGCGAACGGCGGCGGCCGTGCCGGCATCATCGAAACGAACTTCCGCGAAGAAACGGAAACCGACCTGTTCGGCGAACAGGCCGTGCTGTGCGGCGGTACCGTGGAGCTCATCAAGGCCGGCTTCGAAACGCTGGTCGAAGCGGGCTACGCGCCGGAAATGGCGTACTTCGAGTGCCTGCACGAACTGAAGCTGATCGTCGACCTGATCTACGAAGGCGGCATCGCGAACATGAACTACTCGATCTCGAACAACGCCGAATATGGCGAGTACGTGACGGGTCCGCGCGTCGTCACCGAAGAAACCAAGAAGGTGATGAAGGATGTGCTGAAGGACATCCAGACGGGCGAGTACGCGAAGAGCTTCATCCTCGAAAACCGCGCCGGCGCGCCGACGCTGCAATCGCGTCGCCGCATCATGGCCGAGCATCAGATCGAGCAGGTGGGCAGCAAGCTGCGCGCGATGATGCCGTGGATCGCGAAGAACAAGCTGGTCGACCAGTCGAAGAACTAA
- a CDS encoding phosphatidylserine decarboxylase translates to MNYPHPIIAREGWPFIAIAAVVALLIHAVAGLGLAWPFWLLLIFVVQFFRDPPRPIPQQANAVLCPADGRIVAVETAHDPYANREALKISVFMNVFNVHSQRSPVDGVVSKVEYFPGAYLNAAVDKASLENERNALVIDMASGHTVTAVQIAGLIARRILCYVRAGEPLTRGQRYGFIRFGSRVDVYLPMGSRPRVSIGEKVFASSTILAEL, encoded by the coding sequence ATGAATTACCCTCATCCGATCATCGCGCGCGAAGGCTGGCCGTTCATCGCCATCGCCGCCGTCGTTGCGTTGTTGATCCACGCCGTTGCGGGGCTGGGCCTCGCATGGCCGTTCTGGTTGCTGCTCATTTTCGTCGTCCAGTTTTTCCGCGATCCGCCGCGCCCCATTCCGCAGCAGGCGAACGCCGTGCTGTGCCCGGCCGACGGGCGCATCGTCGCCGTCGAAACGGCACACGACCCCTATGCCAATCGTGAGGCGCTGAAGATCAGCGTGTTCATGAACGTCTTCAACGTGCACTCGCAGCGCTCGCCTGTGGACGGCGTTGTCTCCAAAGTCGAGTACTTTCCGGGCGCGTATCTGAACGCGGCGGTCGACAAGGCGTCGCTCGAGAACGAACGCAACGCGCTCGTGATCGACATGGCCAGCGGACATACGGTGACGGCGGTGCAGATCGCTGGCCTGATCGCGCGCCGCATTCTGTGCTACGTGCGTGCGGGCGAACCGCTCACGCGCGGTCAGCGTTACGGCTTCATCCGCTTCGGCTCGCGCGTGGACGTGTACCTGCCGATGGGAAGTCGGCCGCGCGTGTCGATCGGCGAGAAGGTCTTCGCGTCGTCGACCATTCTGGCCGAGCTCTAA
- the pssA gene encoding CDP-diacylglycerol--serine O-phosphatidyltransferase, with product MAAFKRRPRNSGGAPLPRSFRRNKSVQETVAVDAGRRAARQQFLRKRGIYLLPNAFTTAALFCGFFAVVQAMNVRFEVAAIAIFVAMVLDGMDGRVARMTHTQSAFGEQFDSLSDMVSFGVAPALVMYEWILKDLGRWGWLAAFVYCSGAALRLARFNTNIGVVDKRFFQGMPSPAAAALIAGFVWLATDNRVPLKLGWLPWVAFALTVYAGVTMVSNAPFYSGKALDVRHRVPFAATLLVVVAFVLVSSDPPLMLFGLFVLYGFSGYVFWAYQTLRGRTNPARSLPRER from the coding sequence ATGGCCGCATTCAAACGCCGACCCCGCAACAGCGGCGGCGCACCTCTGCCGCGTTCCTTTCGCCGCAACAAGAGCGTGCAGGAAACGGTCGCGGTGGACGCGGGCCGCCGGGCCGCGCGTCAGCAGTTCCTGAGAAAGCGCGGCATCTACCTGCTGCCCAACGCGTTCACCACGGCCGCGCTGTTCTGCGGCTTCTTCGCCGTCGTGCAGGCGATGAACGTGCGCTTCGAGGTGGCGGCCATTGCGATCTTCGTCGCGATGGTGCTGGACGGCATGGACGGTCGCGTTGCCCGCATGACGCACACGCAGAGCGCCTTCGGCGAACAGTTCGACAGCCTTTCCGACATGGTGTCGTTCGGCGTGGCGCCGGCGCTCGTGATGTACGAGTGGATTCTCAAGGACCTCGGACGGTGGGGGTGGCTCGCCGCGTTCGTCTACTGTTCCGGCGCGGCGCTGCGGCTTGCGCGCTTCAACACGAACATCGGCGTGGTCGACAAGCGCTTTTTCCAGGGCATGCCGAGCCCGGCCGCCGCCGCGCTCATTGCCGGCTTCGTCTGGCTGGCCACCGACAACCGCGTGCCGCTCAAGCTGGGCTGGCTGCCGTGGGTGGCATTCGCGCTCACGGTCTACGCCGGCGTCACGATGGTGTCGAACGCGCCGTTCTACAGCGGCAAGGCACTCGACGTGAGGCACCGCGTGCCGTTCGCGGCCACCTTGCTGGTGGTGGTGGCGTTCGTGCTGGTGTCGTCGGACCCGCCGCTGATGCTGTTCGGTCTCTTCGTGCTGTACGGCTTTTCCGGCTACGTGTTCTGGGCATACCAGACGCTGCGCGGCCGCACCAACCCGGCGCGCTCGCTGCCTCGCGAGCGCTGA
- a CDS encoding 2-isopropylmalate synthase, whose amino-acid sequence MADKLIIFDTTLRDGEQSPGASMTKEEKVRIARQLERMRVDVIEAGFAASSNGDFDAIHTIASMVKESTVCSLARANDKDIQRAADALAPANRFRIHTFIATSPLHMEKKLRMTPEQVYEQARLAVRFARKFTDDVEFSPEDGSRSDMDFLCRVLEAVIAEGATTINIADTVGYGVPELYGNLVKTLRERIPNSDKAIFSVHCHNDLGMAVANSLAGVKIGGARQVECTINGLGERAGNTSLEEVVMAVKTRKDYFTLDVGIDTTQIVPASKLVSQITGFVVQPNKAVVGANAFAHASGIHQDGVLKARDTYEIMRAEDVGWSANKIVLGKLSGRNAFKQRLQELGITLDSETDLNNAFARFKELADRKAEIFDEDIIAIVSEESAEAQEKEHYKFISLAQHSETGERPHARIVFTVNGKETTAEANGNGPVDATLNAIETEVGSGSELMLYSVNAITTGTQAQGEVTVRLSKAGRIVNGVGTDPDIVAASAKAYISALNKLHADTDKLNPQSGGI is encoded by the coding sequence ATGGCAGACAAGCTGATTATTTTCGATACGACGTTGCGTGACGGCGAGCAGTCGCCCGGCGCGTCGATGACGAAGGAAGAAAAAGTCCGTATCGCGAGGCAGCTCGAACGCATGCGCGTGGACGTGATCGAAGCGGGCTTCGCCGCGAGTTCGAACGGTGACTTCGATGCCATTCACACGATCGCGTCGATGGTAAAGGAAAGCACGGTGTGCTCGCTCGCCCGTGCGAACGACAAGGACATCCAGCGCGCGGCCGACGCGCTCGCCCCTGCAAACCGCTTCCGCATCCACACGTTCATCGCCACTTCGCCGCTGCACATGGAGAAGAAGCTGCGCATGACCCCGGAGCAGGTCTACGAGCAGGCGCGGCTCGCCGTGCGCTTCGCGCGCAAGTTTACCGACGACGTCGAGTTTTCGCCCGAAGACGGCAGCCGCTCGGACATGGACTTCCTGTGCCGCGTGCTCGAAGCGGTGATCGCCGAAGGCGCCACGACGATCAACATCGCGGACACAGTCGGCTACGGCGTGCCCGAGCTGTACGGCAATCTCGTGAAGACGCTGCGCGAACGCATTCCGAATTCGGACAAGGCGATCTTCTCGGTGCACTGTCACAACGACCTCGGCATGGCCGTGGCGAACTCGCTGGCCGGCGTGAAGATCGGCGGCGCGCGTCAGGTGGAATGCACGATTAACGGACTTGGCGAACGCGCAGGCAACACCTCGCTCGAAGAAGTCGTGATGGCCGTGAAGACGCGCAAGGATTACTTCACGCTCGACGTCGGTATCGATACGACGCAGATCGTGCCGGCCTCGAAGCTCGTCTCGCAGATCACGGGCTTCGTGGTTCAGCCGAACAAGGCGGTGGTGGGCGCCAACGCGTTTGCGCACGCCTCGGGCATTCACCAGGACGGCGTGCTGAAGGCGCGCGACACCTACGAGATCATGCGTGCGGAAGACGTGGGCTGGAGCGCGAACAAGATCGTGCTCGGCAAGCTGTCGGGCCGCAACGCGTTCAAGCAGCGTCTCCAGGAACTGGGCATCACGCTCGACAGCGAAACCGATCTCAACAACGCATTCGCGCGCTTCAAGGAACTGGCCGACCGCAAGGCCGAAATCTTCGACGAAGACATCATCGCGATCGTTAGCGAAGAGTCGGCTGAGGCGCAGGAAAAGGAGCACTACAAGTTCATCTCGCTCGCGCAGCATTCGGAGACAGGCGAGCGGCCGCACGCGCGCATCGTGTTCACGGTGAACGGCAAGGAAACTACCGCCGAGGCGAACGGCAACGGCCCCGTCGACGCCACCCTCAACGCGATCGAAACCGAAGTGGGCAGCGGCTCCGAGCTCATGCTGTATTCGGTGAATGCCATCACGACCGGCACACAGGCGCAGGGCGAAGTGACCGTGCGACTCTCGAAGGCCGGGCGCATCGTGAACGGCGTGGGCACGGATCCGGATATCGTCGCGGCTTCCGCGAAGGCCTACATCTCGGCACTCAACAAGCTGCATGCCGATACGGACAAGCTCAATCCGCAGAGCGGCGGCATCTGA
- a CDS encoding SulP family inorganic anion transporter yields MTSKDYLSSLPRDLAAGTVVFLVALPLCLGIAKASGAEPFAGLVSGIVGGLVVAALSGSRLSVSGPAAGLVVIVLDGIARLGSFSAFLVAVLLSGVIQFAFGMLKAGRLAAYVPSPVIKGMLAAIGLLLVIKQLPLAFGLASGTGGDAASAVAQAGAIATPFGSISPMACAVAVLSLALLAGWETRALRRFKLVRLVPAPLAVVVLGIAATLAAEALGPSFALPVEHRVALPELASFAALGNALSFIDFGPGFARLADPDVWIVAITLAVVASLESLLSLEAVEQIDPQRRPAPPDRELKAQGIGNLVAGAIGGLPITSVIVRSSANVHAGAQSRLSAIFHGVLLLVSLFALTDVINLIPLACLAAILIFTGLKLAKPSLFVAMAKQGVAPFVPFVATVAGVLATDLLMGILLGVACSVALALWANLHRPIALAQHDDHFLLSFRKDVSFLGKVPLKQMLARIPDRATVIVDTTRADFIDHDVRELLDRFIEEAPGRAIAVEMRHATPVLPTATRGWSWNRGLAQQTGGR; encoded by the coding sequence ATGACCTCGAAAGACTATCTATCTTCGCTACCGCGCGACCTTGCCGCCGGCACTGTCGTGTTCCTCGTCGCGCTGCCGCTCTGTCTCGGCATCGCCAAAGCCTCGGGCGCCGAGCCCTTCGCCGGACTCGTGTCGGGCATCGTCGGCGGACTCGTCGTGGCTGCGCTGAGCGGTTCGCGACTGAGCGTGAGCGGACCGGCCGCCGGCCTCGTCGTCATCGTGCTCGACGGCATCGCGCGCCTCGGCAGCTTTTCCGCATTTCTCGTCGCCGTGCTGCTGTCGGGCGTGATCCAGTTCGCGTTCGGCATGCTCAAGGCCGGGCGGCTCGCGGCCTATGTGCCGTCGCCCGTCATCAAAGGGATGCTCGCCGCCATCGGGCTGCTGCTCGTCATCAAGCAATTGCCGCTCGCGTTCGGGCTCGCGTCAGGTACCGGAGGCGACGCGGCATCTGCCGTCGCGCAAGCTGGCGCTATCGCAACGCCGTTCGGCTCCATCTCGCCCATGGCGTGCGCCGTTGCGGTGTTGTCGCTCGCGCTGCTTGCAGGCTGGGAAACGCGTGCGCTGCGCCGCTTCAAGCTCGTGCGGCTTGTTCCAGCGCCGCTCGCCGTCGTGGTGCTCGGCATTGCGGCGACGCTCGCGGCCGAAGCGCTCGGCCCTTCGTTCGCGCTGCCCGTGGAGCATCGCGTCGCGCTGCCCGAACTCGCGTCGTTTGCGGCGCTGGGCAACGCGCTCAGCTTCATCGACTTCGGTCCGGGCTTCGCCCGTCTCGCCGACCCCGACGTATGGATCGTGGCCATCACGCTGGCCGTCGTCGCGAGCCTCGAATCGCTGTTGAGCCTCGAAGCCGTGGAGCAGATCGATCCGCAACGCCGCCCTGCGCCGCCTGATCGTGAGCTGAAGGCTCAAGGCATCGGCAACCTGGTCGCGGGCGCCATCGGCGGGCTGCCCATCACGTCGGTCATCGTGCGCAGTTCCGCCAACGTGCACGCCGGCGCGCAGAGCCGTCTGTCCGCGATCTTTCACGGCGTGCTGCTGCTCGTGAGCCTGTTCGCGCTCACCGATGTCATCAACCTGATTCCGCTCGCCTGCCTCGCGGCGATTCTGATCTTCACGGGCCTCAAGCTCGCGAAGCCGTCGTTGTTCGTCGCCATGGCGAAGCAAGGTGTGGCGCCGTTCGTGCCGTTCGTCGCAACGGTGGCCGGCGTGCTGGCCACCGACCTGCTGATGGGCATCCTGCTGGGCGTGGCATGCAGCGTCGCGCTCGCGCTGTGGGCGAATCTGCATCGGCCCATCGCGCTCGCGCAGCACGACGATCATTTCCTGCTGTCGTTTCGCAAGGACGTCTCGTTTCTCGGCAAGGTGCCGCTCAAGCAGATGCTCGCGCGCATTCCGGACCGCGCGACAGTGATCGTCGATACGACACGCGCCGACTTCATCGACCACGACGTACGCGAACTGCTCGACCGCTTCATCGAGGAAGCGCCGGGACGCGCGATCGCCGTCGAGATGCGTCACGCGACGCCGGTGCTGCCCACCGCGACGCGCGGCTGGAGCTGGAACCGTGGGCTCGCGCAGCAGACAGGCGGACGCTGA
- a CDS encoding carbonic anhydrase, whose product MNLPKRMLVANVAWAQEIARRDPHFFDTLAQGQRPQVLWIGCSDSRVPAESVTHCSPGDLFVHRNIANLFDPADDNSMSVLEYAVAVLRVKHIIVCGHYGCGGVRASLMPPAPHLPHVNRRIRPLCDLAQAHRPELDGIAPEQARIDRLAELNVIAQVQRLRGHAVVARSESPPLVHGWIFSLANGQLRELASGYESVSATPNFEPALKPA is encoded by the coding sequence ATGAACCTTCCGAAACGCATGCTCGTCGCGAACGTCGCCTGGGCGCAGGAAATCGCCCGGCGCGACCCGCACTTCTTCGACACCCTCGCCCAGGGGCAAAGGCCTCAAGTGCTCTGGATCGGCTGCTCCGACAGCCGCGTGCCCGCCGAAAGCGTTACGCATTGCTCGCCGGGCGACCTCTTCGTCCATCGCAATATCGCCAACCTGTTCGACCCCGCCGACGACAACTCCATGAGCGTGCTCGAATACGCCGTAGCGGTGCTGCGCGTGAAGCACATCATCGTCTGTGGACATTACGGATGCGGCGGCGTGCGCGCCTCGTTGATGCCGCCGGCTCCGCATCTTCCGCACGTGAACCGGCGTATCCGGCCTCTTTGCGATCTCGCGCAGGCACATCGCCCAGAGCTGGACGGTATCGCGCCGGAGCAGGCACGCATCGACCGGCTCGCCGAACTGAACGTCATTGCCCAGGTGCAGCGCCTGCGCGGCCACGCCGTCGTCGCGCGAAGCGAGTCACCGCCCCTCGTGCACGGCTGGATCTTTTCGCTCGCGAACGGCCAGTTGCGCGAACTCGCGTCGGGATATGAAAGCGTGTCCGCCACGCCGAACTTCGAGCCGGCTCTCAAGCCGGCTTGA
- a CDS encoding branched-chain amino acid ABC transporter substrate-binding protein gives MAFVALLATWPAITAEAATPVSGTAHAGEPIRLALIEGMSGPFANAGAAVERNLRFGVERVNARGGVKLADGAHPLELVVLDSKGSAEAALVQLRAAADRHIGFILQGNSSAVAAALVDAIQKQNSRNPDNRELFLNYSADDPALTNANCSFWHFRFDAHAGMRMDALADVIARDPSVKKVYLLNQDYSFGHDVSALARSALATKRPDIAVVGDEFHAIGRIKDFAPYIAKIRASGADAVVTGNWGNDLTLLVKAAREQGFDAKFYTFYGNSLGAPAALGDAGVGRVFAVADWHPNAGGAQSDAWYAAFRARYPAAADDYPVLRMSLLVEMLAEAMGRARSADPVAVARALEGMRFDNGFHAEWMRAEDHQLIQPLYVMAMDKAGTAGVRYDNEGSGYGFRTVLALPPERTVPPTTCRMTRP, from the coding sequence ATGGCGTTCGTTGCGTTGCTGGCAACGTGGCCGGCGATCACCGCCGAGGCTGCCACGCCGGTGTCGGGAACGGCCCATGCCGGCGAGCCGATCCGCCTTGCCCTGATCGAAGGCATGTCGGGCCCGTTCGCGAATGCGGGCGCGGCCGTGGAGCGCAATCTGCGGTTCGGAGTCGAGCGCGTGAACGCGCGCGGCGGCGTGAAACTGGCCGACGGCGCCCATCCGCTCGAACTCGTCGTGCTCGACAGCAAGGGCAGCGCGGAGGCCGCGCTCGTGCAACTGCGCGCGGCGGCCGACCGGCACATCGGCTTCATCCTGCAGGGCAACAGTTCGGCGGTAGCCGCCGCGCTCGTCGACGCCATCCAGAAGCAGAACAGCCGCAATCCGGACAACCGCGAGCTGTTCCTCAACTATTCCGCCGACGACCCGGCCCTCACGAACGCCAATTGCAGCTTCTGGCACTTCCGTTTCGACGCTCACGCCGGCATGCGGATGGACGCGCTCGCCGACGTCATCGCGCGCGATCCGTCGGTGAAGAAGGTGTACCTGCTGAATCAGGACTACAGCTTCGGCCACGACGTGAGCGCGCTCGCGCGCTCGGCGCTTGCGACGAAGCGACCCGACATCGCGGTGGTGGGCGACGAGTTTCACGCGATTGGGCGCATCAAGGACTTCGCGCCCTATATCGCCAAGATTCGCGCGAGCGGCGCGGACGCGGTCGTGACGGGCAACTGGGGCAACGATCTGACGTTGCTCGTGAAGGCGGCGCGCGAACAGGGCTTCGATGCGAAGTTCTACACGTTCTACGGCAACAGCCTGGGTGCGCCGGCGGCCCTGGGCGATGCCGGGGTCGGACGGGTATTTGCGGTCGCGGACTGGCATCCGAACGCGGGCGGCGCGCAGTCGGACGCCTGGTACGCGGCGTTCCGCGCGCGTTATCCTGCCGCCGCTGACGACTATCCCGTGCTGCGTATGAGTCTGCTCGTCGAGATGCTGGCCGAGGCGATGGGGCGGGCCCGTTCCGCCGATCCCGTGGCCGTTGCGCGGGCGCTGGAAGGCATGAGGTTCGACAACGGCTTTCACGCCGAATGGATGCGCGCCGAGGACCATCAGCTGATCCAGCCTCTTTATGTGATGGCGATGGACAAAGCGGGCACGGCCGGCGTGCGCTATGACAACGAGGGCTCGGGCTACGGCTTTCGTACGGTACTGGCGTTGCCCCCTGAACGGACCGTGCCGCCCACCACGTGCCGGATGACGCGGCCCTGA
- the rpsO gene encoding 30S ribosomal protein S15, translating into MSVADIKKSDVVAQFARGTNDTGSPEVQVALLTSRINELTVHFKSHAKDHHSRRGLLRMVSRRRKLLDYLKGKDADRYRALIEKLGLRK; encoded by the coding sequence ATGTCTGTAGCAGATATCAAGAAGTCCGACGTAGTCGCGCAATTCGCGCGTGGCACCAACGACACGGGTTCGCCCGAAGTTCAGGTGGCGCTCCTCACGTCCCGTATCAACGAACTGACCGTTCACTTCAAGTCCCACGCGAAGGACCACCACAGCCGCCGCGGCCTGCTGCGCATGGTGAGCCGCCGCCGCAAGCTGCTCGATTACCTGAAGGGTAAGGACGCTGACCGTTACCGCGCGCTGATCGAAAAGCTTGGTCTGCGCAAGTAA
- the pnp gene encoding polyribonucleotide nucleotidyltransferase: MSMFNKVVKEFKWGQHNVRLETGEIARQASGAVLVDVEDTVVLATVVGAKSAKPGQDFFPLTVDYIEKTYSAGKIPGGFFRREGRPSEGETLISRLIDRPLRPLFPEGFYNEVQVVIHVLSVNPDIPSDIPALIGASAALAVSGLPFNGPVGAARVAYINNEYVLNPTRAQIKESRLDLVVAGTERAVLMVESEADQLPEDVMLGAVVFGHEQMQTAIDAIHELVREGGKPEWNWQPAPKNEPLIARVTELALADLQAAYQIREKQARSAKVKEIYSAVTAKLAEDAVTSAGEAPDAATVGNILFDLEAKIVRGQILNGEPRIDGRDTRTVRPIEIRTGVLPRTHGSALFTRGETQALVVATLGTKGDEQIIDALEGEYRDRFMLHYNMPPFATGETGRVGSPKRREIGHGRLAKRALVACLPSAEEFGYSIRVVSEITESNGSSSMASVCGGCLALMDAGVPMKAHVAGIAMGLILEGNKFAVLSDILGDEDHLGDMDFKVAGTAEGVTALQMDIKIQGITKEIMQVALAQAKEGRMHILGKMTEAVSGANTELSAFAPRMITVKINPEKIRDVIGKGGSVIRALTEETGTTIDISDDGVVTIASTSSEGMAEAKRRIEAITAEVEVGQIYEGTILKLLDFGAIVNLLPGKDGLLHISEIANERIKDINDYLKEGQIVKVKVIQTDEKGRVRLSAKALLNDSASGAPQGEPAPQQ; this comes from the coding sequence ATGTCCATGTTCAACAAAGTCGTGAAGGAATTCAAATGGGGCCAGCATAACGTTCGCCTCGAAACGGGCGAAATCGCCCGTCAGGCGAGCGGTGCCGTCCTCGTTGACGTCGAAGATACGGTCGTGCTCGCGACCGTCGTCGGCGCGAAGTCGGCCAAGCCGGGTCAGGATTTCTTCCCGCTCACCGTCGACTACATCGAGAAGACCTATTCCGCCGGCAAGATTCCGGGCGGCTTCTTTCGTCGCGAAGGCCGTCCCTCCGAAGGCGAAACGCTCATTTCTCGCCTGATCGACCGTCCGCTGCGCCCGCTTTTCCCCGAAGGCTTCTACAACGAAGTGCAGGTCGTCATTCACGTGCTGTCCGTGAATCCGGACATTCCGTCGGACATCCCGGCGCTGATCGGCGCATCGGCCGCACTCGCGGTGTCGGGTCTGCCGTTCAACGGTCCGGTGGGGGCCGCGCGTGTTGCGTACATCAACAACGAATACGTGCTGAACCCCACGCGCGCGCAGATCAAGGAATCGCGCCTCGACCTCGTGGTCGCGGGTACGGAACGCGCCGTGCTGATGGTGGAATCCGAAGCGGACCAATTGCCCGAAGACGTGATGCTGGGCGCAGTCGTGTTCGGCCACGAGCAGATGCAAACCGCCATCGACGCCATTCACGAACTCGTGCGCGAAGGCGGCAAGCCCGAGTGGAACTGGCAGCCGGCGCCGAAGAACGAGCCGCTCATCGCGCGCGTGACGGAACTTGCGCTGGCCGACCTCCAGGCCGCTTACCAGATTCGCGAAAAGCAGGCTCGCTCGGCGAAGGTCAAGGAAATCTATTCGGCCGTGACGGCGAAGCTCGCGGAAGACGCCGTGACGTCGGCCGGCGAAGCGCCGGATGCCGCGACCGTCGGCAACATCCTGTTCGACCTGGAAGCGAAGATCGTTCGCGGCCAGATCCTGAACGGCGAGCCGCGCATCGACGGTCGCGACACGCGCACCGTTCGTCCGATCGAAATCCGCACCGGCGTGCTGCCGCGTACGCACGGCTCGGCGCTCTTCACGCGCGGCGAAACGCAGGCGCTCGTGGTGGCGACGCTCGGCACGAAGGGTGACGAGCAGATCATCGACGCGCTCGAAGGCGAGTACCGCGACCGCTTCATGCTCCACTACAACATGCCCCCGTTCGCGACCGGCGAAACGGGCCGCGTGGGTTCGCCGAAGCGCCGGGAAATCGGCCACGGACGTCTTGCGAAGCGCGCGCTCGTCGCGTGCCTGCCGAGCGCCGAAGAGTTCGGCTACTCGATTCGCGTGGTGTCGGAAATCACGGAATCGAACGGTTCGTCGTCGATGGCCTCGGTGTGCGGCGGCTGCCTCGCGCTCATGGACGCCGGCGTGCCGATGAAGGCGCACGTCGCGGGTATCGCGATGGGCCTGATCCTCGAAGGCAACAAGTTCGCCGTGCTGAGCGACATCCTCGGTGACGAAGACCACCTGGGCGACATGGACTTCAAGGTGGCGGGCACGGCCGAAGGCGTGACCGCGCTGCAGATGGACATCAAGATCCAGGGCATCACGAAGGAAATCATGCAGGTCGCGCTCGCGCAGGCGAAGGAAGGCCGCATGCACATCCTCGGCAAGATGACGGAAGCGGTGTCGGGTGCGAACACGGAACTGTCGGCGTTCGCGCCGCGCATGATCACCGTGAAGATCAACCCGGAAAAGATCCGCGACGTGATCGGCAAGGGCGGTTCGGTGATCCGCGCGTTGACCGAAGAAACGGGAACGACCATCGACATCTCCGACGACGGCGTCGTGACCATCGCGAGCACGAGCAGCGAAGGCATGGCCGAAGCGAAGCGCCGCATCGAAGCCATCACGGCGGAAGTCGAGGTCGGTCAGATTTACGAGGGCACGATTCTCAAGCTGCTGGACTTCGGTGCGATCGTGAACCTGCTGCCGGGCAAGGACGGCCTGCTGCATATCTCGGAAATCGCCAACGAGCGCATCAAGGACATCAACGACTACCTCAAGGAAGGCCAGATCGTGAAGGTCAAGGTCATCCAGACGGACGAGAAGGGTCGCGTGCGCCTGTCGGCCAAGGCGCTGCTCAACGACTCGGCGTCCGGCGCGCCGCAGGGCGAGCCGGCTCCGCAGCAGTAA